The Sediminispirochaeta smaragdinae DSM 11293 genome has a segment encoding these proteins:
- a CDS encoding ABC transporter substrate-binding protein — protein sequence MKKLYAIITVMALLVPALYAGGSKEDSLKTIDVSYVKSPFNLPLILMKEKGMLEEAFADEGVKVAYHEITSGAKQAEAMAADSLDIGGVMNTTSVLLARSAGNDVRIIAGFSRPVDVFAIVAMDPGITSIADLKGKKVGGPKGTVLHQLLAAALDAKGYGMNDVDLLEMGLPQASTAMLSGQIDAALLAGSLLIQAQKSGAHVITTAKGYVTPKLVIAARGKFLDEHPEAVERYLEVHRSAMAWMEANLDEALEIGAREQGISVEDAAKLYHWTQYITALTEEDVKTMEDDVTFMVENGMLREAVDPRSCISDTAFE from the coding sequence ATGAAAAAACTGTATGCGATTATTACGGTGATGGCCTTGCTGGTCCCTGCCCTCTATGCCGGAGGAAGCAAGGAGGATAGTCTGAAAACGATCGATGTCTCCTATGTGAAATCCCCTTTTAATCTTCCTCTCATCCTCATGAAAGAGAAGGGGATGCTCGAAGAGGCCTTTGCGGATGAGGGAGTGAAGGTCGCTTATCACGAGATCACCTCCGGAGCAAAACAGGCAGAGGCCATGGCTGCCGATTCTCTTGATATCGGGGGAGTGATGAACACCACCTCGGTTCTGCTTGCCCGAAGCGCAGGTAACGATGTTCGTATCATCGCGGGCTTCAGCCGTCCGGTGGATGTTTTCGCCATCGTGGCCATGGACCCCGGCATCACTTCCATTGCCGATCTGAAAGGGAAAAAGGTCGGAGGACCGAAAGGCACGGTGCTTCATCAGCTGCTGGCGGCTGCTTTGGATGCAAAGGGATACGGCATGAATGATGTCGATCTTCTGGAGATGGGGCTGCCACAGGCCTCCACAGCCATGCTTTCAGGGCAGATCGATGCAGCCCTTTTGGCGGGGAGCCTGCTTATTCAGGCCCAAAAAAGCGGGGCCCACGTCATTACCACCGCAAAGGGCTACGTCACGCCAAAGCTTGTGATCGCTGCGCGGGGAAAATTCCTCGACGAACATCCCGAAGCGGTAGAACGATACCTGGAGGTCCACCGTTCGGCAATGGCATGGATGGAGGCCAATCTCGATGAGGCCCTGGAAATCGGCGCCCGCGAACAGGGTATCTCCGTTGAAGATGCTGCCAAGCTCTATCACTGGACCCAGTATATTACCGCGCTTACCGAAGAAGATGTGAAGACCATGGAGGATGACGTCACGTTTATGGTTGAGAACGGAATGCTGAGGGAAGCGGTGGATCCCCGAAGCTGCATCAGCGATACCGCCTTTGAGTAA
- a CDS encoding ABC transporter ATP-binding protein yields MEGVLLSNISKRFQVDGRTIGALKRVKLSVPKGAFVSIVGYSGCGKTTLLNVIMGLQHSDEGSLFFDGMDGRTAMVFQEPRLVAALSVEKNMALALKHEKNPARKEMVLDHTLEVLGLTAFRKALPCQLSGGMAQRVALGRALCREPELLLMDEPFGALDALNRKRLQEELVRIYLDREITILFVTHDVAEAVLLGRKVCVMDQGEVRLEIPVPLAYPRNPGSAEFISLREKVLEAILREDGSVLPHQTTESRSV; encoded by the coding sequence ATGGAAGGAGTGCTCCTGTCGAACATTTCCAAACGCTTTCAGGTGGACGGGCGGACGATAGGCGCCCTGAAGCGGGTCAAGCTCTCGGTCCCCAAGGGGGCTTTTGTCTCGATCGTCGGCTACAGCGGCTGCGGAAAAACGACCCTTCTTAACGTGATCATGGGGCTGCAGCACTCCGATGAAGGCAGTCTCTTCTTCGACGGTATGGATGGACGTACTGCCATGGTTTTTCAGGAACCGCGCCTGGTGGCGGCACTCTCGGTGGAGAAAAACATGGCTTTGGCACTGAAACATGAGAAAAATCCAGCCAGAAAAGAGATGGTCCTCGACCATACCCTGGAAGTGCTGGGGCTTACCGCCTTCCGCAAGGCCCTGCCCTGCCAGCTCTCGGGAGGGATGGCACAGCGGGTGGCCCTCGGCAGGGCCCTTTGTCGTGAACCCGAGCTGTTGCTGATGGACGAGCCCTTTGGTGCCCTCGATGCTCTGAATAGAAAACGGTTGCAGGAGGAACTGGTCAGGATATACCTCGATCGGGAAATCACCATCCTTTTCGTCACCCACGATGTGGCGGAAGCGGTCCTCCTGGGACGGAAGGTTTGCGTCATGGATCAGGGAGAGGTGCGACTGGAAATTCCGGTGCCTCTTGCCTATCCCCGGAATCCCGGATCGGCGGAGTTCATCTCCCTGCGGGAGAAGGTACTCGAAGCAATATTGCGGGAGGATGGATCTGTTCTTCCGCATCAAACAACTGAATCAAGGAGTGTGTAA
- a CDS encoding ABC transporter permease produces the protein MKEHETHFGRAAKRLLLPAMVLCAYLIVTLTGWVNPYLIPPPGQIGQAFISMLLDGSLVMHILISLRRVFLGFFLAAGIALPLALLCYFFPLLSEYCSGLLHFLRNTPPLAMVPLLILWFGIGEGSKLALIVLACFFPIFLNTLNGLQQVDHRLLEMGETLELSRKEQTLHILFPEALPSMLTGLRLGFGYSWRALIGAEMIAASSGLGYLILDAELLARTDKVFIGILSIGSLGLLMDYCSMKGLEKAFPWIRGQV, from the coding sequence ATGAAAGAACATGAAACACACTTTGGAAGGGCTGCCAAACGGCTTCTTTTGCCCGCTATGGTTCTTTGCGCCTATCTTATTGTTACCCTTACCGGCTGGGTGAATCCCTATTTGATACCTCCTCCCGGACAAATCGGACAGGCCTTTATATCCATGCTGCTGGATGGAAGCCTGGTGATGCATATACTGATTTCACTTCGTCGGGTCTTCCTTGGTTTTTTTCTGGCTGCCGGCATTGCTCTCCCCCTTGCGTTGTTATGTTACTTCTTCCCGCTTCTTTCGGAATACTGCTCGGGCCTCCTTCATTTTCTCCGCAACACCCCGCCTTTGGCGATGGTCCCGCTGCTTATCCTCTGGTTTGGTATCGGTGAGGGCTCCAAGCTGGCTCTTATCGTCCTTGCCTGTTTTTTTCCAATCTTTCTCAATACCCTGAACGGATTGCAGCAGGTCGATCATCGCCTGCTGGAAATGGGAGAAACCCTTGAGCTCAGCAGAAAAGAGCAAACGCTTCACATCCTGTTTCCCGAGGCACTCCCATCTATGTTGACCGGATTGCGGCTCGGCTTCGGTTACAGCTGGAGGGCCCTGATCGGGGCTGAGATGATAGCCGCTTCCAGTGGGCTCGGCTATCTGATCCTTGATGCCGAGCTCCTAGCCAGAACCGATAAGGTCTTCATCGGTATTCTCTCCATCGGATCTCTGGGACTCCTCATGGATTATTGTTCGATGAAAGGGCTGGAGAAGGCCTTTCCCTGGATCAGGGGGCAGGTCTGA
- a CDS encoding alpha/beta hydrolase — protein sequence MKYKQLSFKTGYKLYIDEVGGFNFQLNRWVTTGFASQEEIESIAGDIEGFGTWQSRFLHLAKTAEHEKRLLHAAIYYRAVDFFAEAGTAQKADAYHSFLNLFSEAMKDQDIERIEVPYESAFLPLLRLRPEGRAKGTILIHGGYDSYKEELYPMASYLANRGYEIVLFDGPGQGESLHRYGLTLTPDWHYPVSAIIDHLGLDDVTVVGISLGGCLALRAAAFEKRITRVVALDHFYDWGRCMAKRRHDPYHSSILAYALLRVMLCFPRSFDRRLLKKLETNYKAAWVFNQGCHITGSKSPHAYFEAIMRYSTKPINRLITQDVLILAGEEDHAVPVDLYPKQLRALNNAASVEGRLFTVKEEGAQHCQIGNLPLVLDYILEWTMRKTRNTVSL from the coding sequence ATGAAATACAAGCAACTTTCTTTTAAAACCGGCTACAAGCTCTATATCGACGAGGTCGGAGGCTTCAATTTCCAGCTGAACCGCTGGGTCACCACGGGTTTCGCATCTCAAGAGGAGATCGAAAGTATCGCCGGCGACATTGAGGGCTTCGGCACATGGCAGAGCCGTTTCCTCCACTTGGCGAAAACAGCCGAACATGAAAAACGGCTGTTGCATGCCGCCATCTATTATCGGGCCGTTGATTTTTTTGCCGAAGCAGGTACTGCCCAAAAAGCGGATGCCTACCACTCCTTTCTGAACCTTTTTTCCGAAGCCATGAAAGATCAGGATATCGAGCGTATAGAGGTCCCCTATGAGTCTGCGTTTCTGCCGCTGTTACGGCTGCGTCCGGAAGGTCGTGCAAAGGGAACCATACTCATCCACGGGGGATACGACTCATATAAAGAGGAACTCTATCCCATGGCAAGCTACCTCGCAAACAGAGGATACGAAATCGTGCTGTTCGACGGCCCTGGCCAGGGTGAGAGCCTTCACCGCTACGGTTTAACACTAACGCCCGATTGGCATTATCCCGTTTCGGCAATCATCGACCATTTGGGACTCGACGATGTCACGGTTGTGGGAATTTCCCTGGGCGGCTGTCTCGCCCTCCGGGCCGCAGCCTTTGAAAAGCGAATCACCAGGGTGGTAGCCTTAGACCATTTTTACGATTGGGGACGCTGCATGGCGAAAAGGAGGCATGACCCGTATCACAGCAGCATTTTGGCCTACGCTCTTTTACGGGTTATGCTATGTTTTCCCCGGAGCTTCGACAGGCGACTTTTGAAAAAGTTGGAAACAAACTACAAGGCCGCGTGGGTCTTCAACCAGGGATGCCATATCACCGGATCGAAGAGCCCCCACGCCTATTTCGAGGCAATCATGCGTTACTCAACCAAACCGATTAACAGGCTCATTACCCAGGACGTGCTGATCCTTGCGGGAGAAGAGGACCATGCCGTCCCCGTCGATCTTTATCCCAAACAGCTGAGGGCCCTGAACAATGCAGCTTCGGTCGAAGGACGTCTCTTTACCGTCAAAGAAGAAGGAGCCCAACATTGCCAAATCGGCAATCTTCCCCTTGTTCTGGATTATATTCTGGAGTGGACGATGAGAAAAACCCGGAATACAGTATCATTATGA
- a CDS encoding RNA polymerase sigma factor: MDDEKNPEYSIIMSGELLTSSMIQEYGPLITSLCRRMVSDDHKAKDAAQEIWYEIIRSLPSFKGEAKLSTWIYTLARRTLWRFIDDEKSFTTRFLSDFFVEQESKGMTEMEELATEDRMAWVKLQCHDCITGIIHCLDNESRLIYLMRALSPLSYQDLSRVFGKREESIRQSFSRSSRKINRFLNGHGFLYNPKGTCRCKLKAPIQAEDLEREHEKVQLLVNKFVFIKRVESFTERRNYWLEIAGKECGRIYI, translated from the coding sequence GTGGACGATGAGAAAAACCCGGAATACAGTATCATTATGAGCGGTGAGCTCCTGACCTCAAGCATGATACAAGAATACGGACCTCTCATCACATCGCTTTGCCGCCGTATGGTCAGCGACGACCACAAGGCCAAGGATGCTGCCCAGGAGATTTGGTATGAGATCATCAGGAGCCTCCCCTCCTTCAAGGGCGAGGCAAAGCTTTCTACCTGGATATATACCCTTGCCAGACGAACCCTCTGGCGTTTCATCGATGACGAAAAAAGCTTTACGACCCGTTTTCTTTCCGACTTTTTCGTCGAACAAGAATCCAAGGGCATGACGGAAATGGAGGAGCTGGCCACGGAAGATAGAATGGCATGGGTTAAGCTGCAATGCCATGACTGTATTACCGGTATTATCCACTGTCTCGACAACGAATCACGGCTGATCTATCTCATGAGGGCGCTTTCTCCGCTCTCCTACCAGGATCTCTCAAGGGTTTTTGGAAAACGGGAAGAGAGCATCAGGCAGAGTTTTTCGCGCTCTTCCCGAAAAATCAACCGTTTTCTCAACGGACACGGCTTCCTCTACAACCCCAAGGGCACCTGCCGCTGTAAATTAAAGGCCCCCATTCAGGCCGAAGACCTTGAACGGGAACATGAAAAGGTGCAGCTGCTTGTTAATAAATTTGTTTTTATAAAGCGTGTGGAGAGTTTTACCGAACGACGAAATTACTGGCTCGAAATTGCAGGCAAAGAGTGTGGAAGGATATATATATGA
- a CDS encoding DUF3795 domain-containing protein has protein sequence MNSNFIAPCGVDCVNCDFFYQNCTPAFLERMATAAGKTPSELVCKGCREQGGCPLTGTCDTLACIRQQGKDFCYECDRFPCERLLPAKDKADKLPHNLKVYNLCRIKAVGLSRFIEEAKGIRDRYFNGSMIIGKGPQLPDDM, from the coding sequence ATGAACTCGAATTTCATCGCCCCATGCGGGGTGGATTGCGTGAACTGTGATTTCTTTTATCAAAACTGCACCCCGGCGTTTCTCGAACGAATGGCCACAGCGGCAGGAAAAACACCGAGCGAACTTGTATGCAAAGGGTGCAGAGAACAGGGAGGATGCCCGCTCACCGGCACCTGCGACACGCTTGCATGCATACGGCAACAAGGAAAGGACTTTTGCTACGAATGCGACCGCTTTCCTTGTGAACGGTTGCTACCGGCAAAAGACAAGGCTGACAAACTCCCCCATAATCTCAAGGTATACAATCTCTGCCGTATCAAAGCCGTCGGGTTATCACGCTTTATTGAAGAAGCCAAGGGGATTCGGGACCGCTATTTCAACGGCTCCATGATAATCGGAAAAGGACCACAGTTACCAGACGATATGTGA
- a CDS encoding MerR family transcriptional regulator translates to MERLSIGKMAFLNGVTVQTLRLYDRLGLLKPEEVDAISGYRYYDLKQSARLDAIQHLKTLGMPLKAIKEQFDRKDMGRYKDLLRAQARLIEKRREELNLMSRAVERALENCRRYEEAPTEGLIVLEHLPERLIFRYNGGIDIYECGLEGYETLLRRLKARVALRGLPMAYFCNVGSIVRKSDLEIGRMRSADIFLFVDNEFAERYQSRESTADDSEERAEGIESIAEGVFACVYFRGFEKELGFAERLLNHIAANRMRINGDYLCEVVAELPLFPTASRDMLVKLEIPVMF, encoded by the coding sequence ATGGAACGACTTTCTATTGGAAAAATGGCGTTTCTCAATGGCGTGACGGTCCAGACGCTACGACTGTACGACCGCCTTGGGCTTCTGAAGCCGGAAGAGGTGGATGCAATCTCGGGCTATCGCTACTACGATCTAAAGCAGTCCGCGCGCCTGGATGCAATTCAGCACCTAAAGACATTGGGCATGCCACTCAAGGCCATCAAAGAGCAATTTGACCGTAAGGATATGGGGCGGTACAAGGACCTGCTCAGGGCGCAGGCCCGGCTCATCGAGAAACGGCGTGAAGAGCTCAACCTGATGAGTCGGGCCGTGGAACGTGCTCTGGAAAACTGCAGACGGTATGAAGAAGCGCCGACCGAGGGGCTTATAGTACTGGAACACCTCCCCGAGCGCCTGATATTTCGCTACAACGGCGGCATCGACATCTACGAATGCGGCCTCGAGGGATACGAGACATTACTTAGACGATTAAAGGCCCGGGTTGCACTTCGAGGCCTTCCAATGGCTTATTTCTGTAATGTCGGTTCCATCGTCCGTAAAAGCGACCTGGAAATAGGAAGGATGCGCTCTGCGGATATCTTCCTCTTTGTCGACAACGAATTTGCCGAGCGCTATCAATCCCGTGAATCGACTGCCGACGACTCCGAAGAAAGAGCCGAAGGGATCGAAAGTATAGCAGAAGGCGTCTTCGCCTGCGTCTATTTCCGAGGATTCGAAAAAGAGCTGGGCTTTGCAGAACGATTGCTCAACCACATCGCGGCCAACAGGATGAGGATCAACGGTGATTATCTCTGCGAGGTAGTTGCCGAACTCCCCCTTTTTCCGACGGCAAGCAGAGATATGCTGGTCAAACTGGAAATTCCCGTCATGTTCTGA
- a CDS encoding NAD(P)H-dependent amine dehydrogenase family protein, whose translation MHAKIRVIQYGCGKMGRVFLRYLQEKGAEIVGAIDMNPALEGKDAGEVAGLGMKLNVPITSNAEAVFSSCDADACIIAVKSLMTDVEPAFEIAARYGVNAISTCEESFYPWTTSCAITNRLDRLAKEHNCTLSGSGYQDVFWGNLVTAIAGATHRIDRIEGSSSYNVEEYGIALAEVHGAGLSPEDFEEKIAKNANLPSYMWNTNEWLCSQLGLSIASMKQKLVPLFHDKDLKSETLGHVIKAGQATGMSAVVTTETYQGITLVTQCIGKVYAPGEVDTNEWSVKGEPDTTITVTQPATVELTCATIVNRLPILIESPAGFYTTEKMPPARYLPYPMHVGLRKLS comes from the coding sequence ATGCACGCAAAAATTCGAGTCATTCAGTATGGTTGCGGGAAGATGGGACGTGTGTTTCTCCGCTACCTCCAAGAGAAGGGGGCAGAGATCGTAGGGGCCATAGACATGAATCCTGCCCTGGAGGGAAAGGATGCCGGCGAAGTGGCAGGGCTTGGCATGAAACTTAATGTGCCAATCACTTCTAACGCCGAGGCTGTTTTCTCTTCATGCGATGCCGATGCCTGCATCATTGCGGTTAAAAGTCTCATGACCGATGTCGAACCCGCCTTCGAAATCGCGGCCCGTTACGGGGTAAACGCCATTTCGACCTGCGAGGAGTCCTTCTATCCATGGACGACCTCCTGCGCAATTACCAATCGCCTTGATCGCCTTGCCAAGGAGCACAACTGCACCCTTTCCGGTTCAGGCTACCAGGATGTCTTCTGGGGAAATCTGGTAACCGCTATCGCCGGTGCAACACACAGAATCGACCGCATCGAAGGCTCATCAAGCTATAACGTAGAGGAATACGGCATTGCCCTGGCAGAGGTCCATGGTGCGGGGCTTTCGCCTGAGGACTTTGAAGAGAAAATAGCAAAGAACGCCAATCTTCCTTCGTATATGTGGAACACAAACGAATGGCTCTGTTCTCAACTTGGACTGTCCATTGCATCGATGAAGCAGAAACTGGTCCCACTCTTCCACGATAAGGATCTGAAATCAGAAACCCTCGGCCATGTCATCAAGGCCGGTCAGGCAACCGGGATGTCCGCCGTCGTCACAACAGAAACCTACCAAGGCATCACCCTGGTCACCCAGTGCATCGGTAAGGTCTATGCACCCGGAGAGGTCGATACCAACGAATGGAGCGTGAAGGGCGAACCCGATACCACCATAACCGTAACACAGCCAGCCACGGTAGAACTGACCTGTGCCACCATTGTCAACCGTCTCCCGATTCTCATCGAATCCCCTGCAGGATTCTACACAACAGAGAAGATGCCTCCGGCACGATATCTGCCCTATCCGATGCACGTTGGATTGAGAAAGCTTTCCTAA
- a CDS encoding NHL repeat-containing protein: protein MQKLRIPAFLVIVFLWLCPPSGLSIWGQSSSVLAVSGHQWRLIKTEHYDIVCPADILASGQYVANLLELLVPYQQQSLHPEKNYRYTIILDEEMFTANGFVTILPRFSMFFGLPSTELGFEWYPLLAVHEGRHMFQLDTGRQGTTKVLTWLLGEQGLAPFFISPSWLFEGDAVVTETLLSPSGRGRNPFFSLPFKAIALSQQPPSYQAMLLGSYKTKTPGAYPLGYMLYTRARSEYDSQASDTVFSALAHVPLPVLGPYIGVHRATNLSPAELYRETVETYGDFWRRQSEILPKDTLTRLTPLAQDGFQIYRNLRLSSDGMLIAWFYSFNRGNEIHILSKEGKLLERVAAEPLGNIDAGGPYIIWDENIEDAKFMKSSNRIMLYDRRTGKRRSLVGKGRYTAPSLNSDGTLAGLLRWNEDQSGELLIVETETGTTLERFDLPQGEFWFSFDWSDDGKRICYLSSGILGQTIGEIDRETGKTKTLAASTEFTFQSPRFIDGGILFTSSYSGVPAVYRLRSGDTEPELVFHRNLATFDADVFSGEQLIYFIDYYGIRGNCIGSAELPSSKGIPESLVPVMREDFFRPLLEQEPGAGILQADNIPKEVYPDEAYNFSTKGLKLHSWSLQPRSADMLNNPTIGLTLRADTIAHTMSHQADMVYNLNEETFGAEYTFTFRQFRPDIFFQADSKGRDNGEDRWTEIGGTAGMALPFGASWGTQSWALTPEVSLRGERDLDAEASDAQMELSYQVEASRLGPSTFRSLQPRWGVSGSIGYTDDPFTGTPGDHFVLEASMMLPGLQANHGMRFGAAFEQCSNDDSGLVSFPRGWDYRETEKLAAMKSEYIFPIAYPDAALGALAFFKRLRGGVYYDMLQDMEEDSFYSSAGAELNLDFNLLQLPIELSVGIREYYRFESGESGVQILLLGSSP from the coding sequence ATGCAGAAATTACGAATCCCTGCTTTTCTGGTTATTGTTTTTCTTTGGCTTTGCCCGCCATCCGGTCTGTCCATCTGGGGTCAAAGCTCTTCGGTGCTTGCCGTCAGCGGCCATCAGTGGCGGCTTATTAAAACGGAACATTACGATATCGTCTGCCCCGCAGACATCCTGGCTTCGGGACAATATGTCGCTAATCTGCTTGAACTTCTTGTCCCGTATCAGCAGCAAAGCCTGCACCCGGAAAAAAACTACCGTTATACGATCATCCTTGATGAGGAAATGTTTACGGCCAATGGTTTTGTAACGATTCTTCCGCGCTTCAGCATGTTTTTCGGGCTGCCAAGCACGGAACTGGGCTTCGAATGGTACCCCCTGCTTGCCGTTCATGAAGGACGGCACATGTTTCAACTCGATACGGGCAGACAGGGAACCACCAAGGTATTAACCTGGCTTTTGGGGGAACAGGGGCTGGCCCCTTTCTTTATCAGTCCCTCCTGGCTCTTTGAAGGGGATGCCGTCGTAACAGAAACCCTTCTAAGCCCATCAGGCCGGGGCCGGAATCCCTTTTTCAGCCTGCCGTTCAAGGCCATAGCCCTCTCTCAACAGCCGCCCTCCTATCAGGCAATGCTTCTCGGATCCTACAAAACCAAAACCCCGGGGGCCTACCCTCTCGGCTACATGCTCTACACCAGGGCCCGAAGCGAATATGATTCCCAGGCCTCCGATACCGTTTTTTCCGCCCTGGCACACGTTCCGCTGCCGGTACTGGGGCCCTATATAGGGGTCCACCGGGCAACTAACCTCTCTCCTGCAGAGCTTTATCGGGAAACCGTGGAGACATACGGTGATTTTTGGCGCCGCCAGTCCGAGATTTTGCCCAAGGATACCCTTACCCGCCTCACCCCCCTGGCCCAAGATGGTTTTCAGATCTATCGGAATCTCAGGCTGAGCTCCGACGGAATGCTTATTGCCTGGTTTTACAGCTTCAACAGGGGAAATGAAATCCATATTCTTTCCAAAGAGGGAAAACTACTGGAAAGGGTGGCGGCGGAACCCCTCGGCAACATCGACGCAGGCGGCCCATACATCATATGGGATGAGAATATCGAGGATGCCAAGTTCATGAAATCATCGAATCGCATTATGCTGTATGACCGCCGAACAGGAAAACGGCGTTCTCTCGTCGGAAAGGGCCGTTATACCGCCCCCTCTTTGAACAGCGACGGTACGCTTGCCGGCTTGCTGCGCTGGAATGAAGATCAGAGCGGAGAACTGCTGATCGTGGAGACCGAAACAGGGACCACGCTTGAGCGCTTCGACCTGCCGCAGGGTGAATTCTGGTTCTCCTTCGACTGGAGTGACGACGGAAAACGAATTTGTTACCTTAGTAGCGGGATTCTCGGCCAGACGATCGGAGAGATCGACCGTGAAACAGGAAAGACCAAAACGCTCGCAGCATCCACGGAATTCACCTTCCAGTCGCCCAGATTCATCGACGGCGGTATCCTCTTTACCTCGAGCTACTCCGGGGTCCCGGCGGTCTATCGGCTTCGGTCTGGAGACACAGAACCCGAGCTGGTCTTTCACCGTAACCTCGCGACATTCGATGCCGACGTTTTCAGCGGCGAGCAGCTGATCTATTTTATCGACTATTACGGCATCCGGGGCAACTGCATCGGCAGCGCCGAGCTGCCATCCTCAAAAGGAATACCGGAGAGCCTGGTTCCGGTAATGCGGGAAGATTTCTTTCGACCGCTGCTTGAACAAGAGCCGGGGGCGGGAATCCTGCAGGCGGATAACATACCGAAGGAAGTGTATCCGGATGAGGCATACAACTTTTCGACCAAGGGGCTGAAACTCCACTCATGGAGCCTCCAGCCCCGTTCTGCGGACATGCTGAACAACCCAACCATCGGCCTGACCCTGAGGGCAGATACCATCGCCCATACCATGAGCCATCAGGCAGATATGGTCTATAACCTAAACGAAGAAACCTTCGGTGCCGAATACACCTTTACTTTTCGGCAATTCCGGCCCGATATCTTTTTCCAGGCTGATTCGAAGGGACGTGATAACGGAGAGGATCGCTGGACGGAAATAGGAGGAACAGCAGGGATGGCACTCCCCTTCGGAGCCTCGTGGGGTACCCAATCTTGGGCCTTGACGCCTGAGGTGAGTCTGAGAGGCGAAAGGGATCTGGACGCAGAAGCCAGTGACGCTCAGATGGAGCTCAGCTACCAGGTTGAGGCTTCACGTCTTGGTCCCTCTACGTTTCGCAGTCTCCAGCCGAGGTGGGGAGTAAGCGGAAGCATTGGATATACCGACGATCCCTTTACCGGCACTCCCGGGGATCACTTTGTGCTCGAAGCGAGTATGATGCTTCCCGGCCTGCAGGCCAACCATGGGATGCGATTCGGAGCTGCCTTTGAGCAGTGCAGCAACGACGATTCAGGGCTCGTCTCCTTTCCCCGGGGCTGGGACTACCGGGAAACGGAAAAACTGGCGGCGATGAAGAGCGAGTACATCTTTCCCATAGCCTATCCCGATGCAGCCCTCGGCGCCCTGGCGTTCTTCAAGCGGCTGAGGGGCGGAGTCTATTACGATATGCTCCAGGATATGGAGGAGGATTCCTTCTACAGCTCTGCGGGGGCCGAACTCAACCTTGATTTCAACCTTCTGCAGCTCCCAATTGAACTCTCCGTCGGCATACGGGAGTACTACCGCTTCGAGTCGGGAGAATCCGGAGTGCAGATCCTCCTTTTGGGGAGCTCCCCGTAA